CCACCCGCACGCCGCCCGCGCCGCCCCGCACGCGCGCCCCCCGCGCCGCTGTATGGTTCGCCCATGAAGACCCGCGTGCTCACCCGCGCCGACGTCGACTCCGTTCTCACGATGAAGTTGGCCGTAGACGCCGTCGAGTCCGCGTTCGCCGCGCACGGCCGCGGCGACGCACATATGCCGGCCAAGGTCTATCTCGACCTGCCCGACCACCAGGGCGACTTTCGCGCCATGCCGGCGGCGCTCGACGGCGCGGCCGGCGTCAAATGGGTCAACTCCCACCCGCACAACCCCGAGCGGTTCGGGTTGCCGGCGGTGATGGGCGTGTTCGTCCTCAGCGATCCGGCCACCGCGTTCCCGCTCGCGGTGCTCGACGCCACGGCGCTCACCGCGGCGCGAACCGGCGCGGCCGGCGCGGTCGCCGCACGGTACCTCGCGCGCCGCGACGCCCGTACCGTCGGCTTCGTCGGTTGCGGCGTCCAGGCGCGAACGCTGTGGGCGGCGCTCCGCGTCGCGCTCGACCGCCCGCTCGACGCCATCTGCGCCGACGCCAACGCCGAAGCGGCCGACCGGTTCGCGGCCGAGATCGGCGGTTCCGTCGGGTCGGTGCAGGACGCAGCCGGCTGCGACATCGTGTGCACCGCCACGCCGTCGCGCGCCCCGATCCTCGACCGCGCGTGGGTGCGGCCCGGCACTCACATCAACGCGATGGGGGCCGACGCCCCGGGCAAACAGGAACTCGACCCCGAGCTGCTCGCCGCCGCGCGCGTCGTGATCGACGACCCGCACCAGGCGCTCACCAGCGGCGAGGTCAACGCGCCGATCCGCGACGGCCGGCTCACACCGGACGCCGTCGCCACGACGCTCGGCGCGATCGTCGCCGGACGCGCGGCCGGCCGCACGCACGACGACGAGATCACCGTGTTCGACTCGACCGGCCTCGCCATTCAGGACGTGGCGCTGGCGCGCGCGGTCGTCCGCGCCGCGGCCGACTCGGGCGTCGGCATCGAGGTCGATCTCGTCGGGGTCGGCGACCGGCCGTGACCGCACGGCCACGTCCCGCCGAGACCCCCGACGTCCGTTGCGCCGCGTGCGGCCACCCGCTCACCGACCGCCGCGAACGCATCGAGGTCGACGGCGCGCATGAGCACGTCCGCGAAAACCCGCACGGCCACCGCTATCGGTTCGGCTGCTTCGATCGCGCACCGGGCGCCGTCGCCGCCGGCAACCAGACCGACGAATGGACGTGGTTTGCCGGCCACCGGTGGCAGACCGCATACTGTCGCGGCTGCGGCGCGCACGTCGGCTGGGCGTTCCTCACGAATGCCCGGCGCTTCTGGGGGCTGATCGCCGACCGGGTCACGCCGGCAGACGACGGCGCGCCGGACTCGCCGGCGCCGGGCCGCTGACGCCGGACGTACCGCGCCGGCTGCGCTACTTCGTCTCGAGCCGGAGCGCGAGCGTCTCGCGCTTCGGATCGCAGGTCGTGTCGGTACACACGGCGAACTTCAAGCTCGCGCGCAACACGCCTTCGCCCGCTTTCGCCGGCACGAGCTTGACGGCCCAGCTCGCGCCCTTTTCTTCGCTCTTTTCGACCGCGTCGGCGAGCGTCTGCTTCGGCTTGGCGACCGTCACCCCGGCAGGCGCCTCGACCGTGACGCTCGTCGGGAACTCGAGGTTGAAGTGCCATCCCGGCTTCGGGGTCACCTTGACGGTCACCGCGGCCTCTGCCCCGGCCGTCACGGCAGCGGGCGCCACGATCTCGGCGACGTACTGCGGCGTCTCACTGCGCGGCGTCGCCGGTGCCGTGGCCGCGGGTGCCGGCGGAGTCGCCGGTGCGGGCGCCGCGGCGGTCGGCGCAGGCGCGGGAGTCGTCTGGTGAGCCGCGCCTTTGTTGCCGTTGTCCGAACTCTTCGAGCAGGCGGGGACCGCCGCGAGCCCGAGGCTCGCGAGGCCGGCGGCGAGCCAGGTCCATCGCGTTGAAATCATCGAAACGACCTCCGTGAAGCGTGGTGCACGTACCCTACCAGACGCGCCCGGCGGCCGTCAGGTTACGCGCGCTGACGACCGCCGAATGTTCGCGAATTTCGAGAGGATACGCGATGCCTGCGCTACACTGAACGGCGTCGTGCGCCGCGCACACCAGTTGGGACGCTACCACCTGCTCGATCGCATCGCATTCGGCGGGATGGCGGAGATCTACCGGGCCAAGACGTTCGACGCCGACGGCCACGCGCACATGGTCGCGGTCAAACGCGTGCTCGCCCACCTGGCCGAGGACGACGACTTCATCCAGATGCTCGTCGACGAGGCCAAGATCGCGGGGCTGCTCAAACACCCGAACATCGCGCGCGTGTACGAGTTCGCGCGAGCCCACGGCGAGTACTTCATCGCGATGGAGCACGTCGACGGCAAGGATCTGCGGACGATCCTCGAGCGATGCCGGCAGCAGCGCCGGTCGATGCCGCCGCAACACGCCGCCTACATCGCGGCCGAGATCGCGGCCGGTCTGCACGCCGCGCACACGGCGGTCGACCGCTCGGGGCGGCCGCTGCGGATCGTCCACCGCGACGTGTCGCCCTCGAACGTCATCTGCGCGTACACCGGCGAGGTCAAGCTGTGCGATTTCGGCATCGCCAAGGCAACCCTGTCGAAGGTGAACACGAAGACCGGCGTCATCAAGGGCAAGGTCAAATACATGAGTCCCGAGCAAGCCCTCGGCCGCAAGCTCGACCAGCGCTCGGACTTGTTCTCGCTCGGCTCGTGCCTGTACGAGATGCTCACGCGCGTGCCGCCGTTTACCGCGACCAACGAGATGGACCTGCTCATCAAGGTGCGCGACGCCCGCTACCGGCCCATTTCGGAACTCGCGCCGGGCGTGCCGCCGGAACTCGAAGCGATCGCGGACAAATGCCTCGCGCGCTCTCGCGCACACCGCTACCAGACCGCCCTGGAGGTACAGCAGGCACTGCGCGGATTTCTCAACAGCTACATGCCGGGTTACACGCGCAGCCACCTCGGGCGCTACGTCCGCAAGATGTTCGCCGCCGAGATCGAACGCGAACTGCGCATGCTCGAGGAGTTCGTCGTCGCCGACACGCCGTCGGACGACGTCGGCGAAAACTTGATCGCGCGCGACCTCGGCCCGCGCGCGCCGTACACGAAGTTTACGCCGCGGCCCGGTGGCACTCGCGGCAAACCGGCGACGAACACGAGGGCCGAGGCCGCGGGAGACTTCGCCGACGACTCGCCGCAACACCTGTCGAACGCGACGACGCTGCAGCGCGACGGTGTGCGGCCGCGCGGCAAACGCAAGGGAACGGCGGCCTCGTCGAGTTTCGACATCCACGCATCCGAGACGTTGATCCTGGATCGCAACCGCGGCGCTCGGCGGGCGGCCGACCCGGAACGCGCCGACGACGACGGGTTCGACGAAGCCCTGCACAACGCGCCGACGCTGATTCTGGACCCGACGGACCGGAAGTGAAGCGGCTCGCGCCCGTCCGGTTTGCGCGACCGCGACCGTGCGCGGACCGGGCCCGCGGACGGCCCACGTCACGG
The window above is part of the Deltaproteobacteria bacterium genome. Proteins encoded here:
- a CDS encoding ornithine cyclodeaminase family protein (catalyzes the interconversion of alanine and pyruvate) — translated: MKTRVLTRADVDSVLTMKLAVDAVESAFAAHGRGDAHMPAKVYLDLPDHQGDFRAMPAALDGAAGVKWVNSHPHNPERFGLPAVMGVFVLSDPATAFPLAVLDATALTAARTGAAGAVAARYLARRDARTVGFVGCGVQARTLWAALRVALDRPLDAICADANAEAADRFAAEIGGSVGSVQDAAGCDIVCTATPSRAPILDRAWVRPGTHINAMGADAPGKQELDPELLAAARVVIDDPHQALTSGEVNAPIRDGRLTPDAVATTLGAIVAGRAAGRTHDDEITVFDSTGLAIQDVALARAVVRAAADSGVGIEVDLVGVGDRP
- a CDS encoding serine/threonine protein kinase; the protein is MFANFERIRDACATLNGVVRRAHQLGRYHLLDRIAFGGMAEIYRAKTFDADGHAHMVAVKRVLAHLAEDDDFIQMLVDEAKIAGLLKHPNIARVYEFARAHGEYFIAMEHVDGKDLRTILERCRQQRRSMPPQHAAYIAAEIAAGLHAAHTAVDRSGRPLRIVHRDVSPSNVICAYTGEVKLCDFGIAKATLSKVNTKTGVIKGKVKYMSPEQALGRKLDQRSDLFSLGSCLYEMLTRVPPFTATNEMDLLIKVRDARYRPISELAPGVPPELEAIADKCLARSRAHRYQTALEVQQALRGFLNSYMPGYTRSHLGRYVRKMFAAEIERELRMLEEFVVADTPSDDVGENLIARDLGPRAPYTKFTPRPGGTRGKPATNTRAEAAGDFADDSPQHLSNATTLQRDGVRPRGKRKGTAASSSFDIHASETLILDRNRGARRAADPERADDDGFDEALHNAPTLILDPTDRK